In the genome of Rhodoferax fermentans, one region contains:
- the ubiD gene encoding 4-hydroxy-3-polyprenylbenzoate decarboxylase has translation MAYHDLRDFITQLEQMGELKRVAVPVSPHLEMTAVCDRTLQAGGPALLFENPTGHTIPVLGNLFGTTRRVALGMGVKDMAELRQFGHVLATLKEPEAPKGFKELMGMGNLVKTLWSMAPKEQRSAPCQDVVWEGKDVDLAKLPVQHCWPGDVAPLITWGLVITRGPHKTRQNLGVYRQQVIAPNKVIMRWLAHRGGALDFRDHAQQNPGQPYPVCVALGTDPATILGAVTPVPDSLSEYQFAGLLRGSRTELVKALGSDLRVPASAEIVLEGHIYPDASHKSGFEHALEGPFGDHTGYYNEQDYFPVFTIDRITLRRDPIYHSTYTGKPPDEPAMLALALNEVFVPLLQRQYPEITDFYLPPEGCSYRMAVVQIKKAYPGHARRVMFGIWSFLRQFMYTKFIVVVDEDVNPRAWTDVIWAITTRVDPTRDTMLVDNTPIDYLDFASPVSGLGSKMGIDATNKWPGETQREWGQPLTMSPEVTAKVDQIWQTLGL, from the coding sequence ATGGCTTACCACGACCTCCGAGACTTCATCACCCAGCTCGAACAGATGGGCGAGCTCAAACGTGTGGCGGTGCCCGTGTCTCCCCACCTGGAAATGACGGCAGTGTGTGACCGTACCCTGCAGGCTGGGGGGCCAGCCTTGTTGTTCGAGAACCCCACCGGCCACACCATCCCGGTGCTGGGCAACCTGTTTGGCACCACGCGCCGCGTCGCTTTAGGCATGGGCGTCAAAGACATGGCTGAACTGCGCCAGTTTGGCCATGTGCTGGCCACCCTCAAGGAACCCGAAGCACCCAAAGGCTTCAAGGAGCTGATGGGCATGGGCAACCTGGTCAAGACCCTGTGGAGCATGGCGCCCAAGGAGCAACGCAGCGCACCGTGTCAGGACGTGGTGTGGGAAGGTAAAGATGTGGACCTGGCCAAGCTGCCAGTGCAGCACTGCTGGCCCGGTGACGTCGCCCCCCTGATCACCTGGGGCCTGGTCATCACCCGTGGCCCGCACAAAACCCGGCAAAACCTGGGTGTCTACCGCCAGCAGGTGATTGCCCCCAACAAAGTCATCATGCGCTGGCTGGCCCATCGCGGTGGCGCGCTCGATTTTCGTGACCACGCCCAACAAAACCCGGGGCAGCCTTACCCGGTGTGTGTGGCGCTGGGCACCGACCCGGCCACCATCCTCGGCGCGGTCACACCGGTGCCAGATTCCTTGAGTGAATACCAGTTTGCCGGGCTGTTACGCGGCAGCCGCACCGAACTGGTCAAGGCGCTGGGTAGCGACCTGCGCGTGCCAGCCTCGGCCGAGATCGTGTTGGAGGGCCACATCTACCCCGACGCCAGCCACAAAAGTGGTTTCGAGCACGCGCTGGAAGGCCCGTTTGGTGACCACACCGGGTATTACAACGAGCAGGACTACTTTCCGGTGTTCACCATTGACCGCATCACCCTGCGCCGCGACCCGATCTACCACTCCACCTACACCGGCAAACCACCGGACGAGCCCGCCATGCTGGCGCTGGCCTTGAACGAGGTGTTTGTGCCACTGCTGCAGCGCCAGTACCCCGAGATCACCGACTTCTACCTGCCACCCGAAGGCTGCAGCTACCGCATGGCGGTGGTGCAGATCAAGAAGGCTTACCCTGGTCACGCGCGCCGGGTGATGTTTGGCATCTGGAGCTTTTTGCGCCAGTTCATGTACACCAAGTTCATCGTGGTGGTGGACGAAGACGTGAACCCGCGCGCCTGGACCGACGTGATCTGGGCCATCACCACCCGCGTCGACCCCACCCGCGACACCATGCTGGTGGACAACACACCCATCGACTACCTGGACTTTGCCTCACCCGTGAGCGGCCTGGGCAGCAAGATGGGCATCGACGCCACCAACAAATGGCCCGGCGAAACCCAGCGCGAATGGGGCCAGCCCCTGACCATGAGCCCGGAGGTCACAGCCAAGGTCGACCAGATCTGGCAGACGCTGGGGTTGTGA